One Halocalculus aciditolerans DNA segment encodes these proteins:
- a CDS encoding PKD domain-containing protein: MHAPNASRRGARSLRALAVVALLVATAFASGAAVDTTTAAGSTSPPVAVYEDDSGTLTAVYGNGTTQSLGVSPTVVGPMRNLDDDGALEIPYTTSNGELRVVDTAGDTATLASDASSSVKTRLGVGDWDGDGTPSVFYTTSNGKLGRVTPGESATVVTGPDGKTLATNSPVGVADFDGDGDADLVYLGSSSTVKYYDGQTVESTGNSNLGSNNGIGIGPPVDVDGDGTARVPLATGSNNIGLMAADGTVTTLTSNGPAAKAGVAGGNWTGDSAPEVLFVGTNERLRWATLDGETGTVDDASGTPITVTGAPGVSPATPPPEPRISNYAVTNPDGRTIQMAFDSSDSLANVSVAVTDPETDTTVATLTERDFTASGSAPTHYEGTYTAASDGTYAATLQTAADADGADGADGERGTVEIATPTPTVSNVTLTAVNDDDGIVGDGDELRVTATVANESALDSVVATASSFGVDSITLDDASGEYRGTLVVDGSKATSGSHAVTIRATNEYDHTDRATSTTVRVDVTPPRADAGPNRTVEAGTSVGFDGDGSTDNTNVETYRWSFGDGTSATGRTATHTYENAGTYTATLTAVDAVGQTDTDTRTITVTDSSTTTTTTTTEPTTTTEPTTTTTTTTEPTTTSTTTTEPTTTTTEPTTTTTEPTTTTTTSTTTEPTTTTTTSTTTEPTTTTTTSTTTEPTTTTTEPTTTTSTTTEPTTTATAEPTTTTPSTTTESTTTTTTTLTTDPTTTAEPTPTTITEPTATTTTAEPTATPTTASEPTTSTTTTESTTTTTAEPTTTTESTTPDETGSDGSDSSGTDSGGTDSGGTDSGGTDSGGARSTSETADGGAEDVETSVVVTERVRVNVTRANAGEAVAVDVPANASERAGVSRLVVTPERNGSFSLTARRLADAPEDAVSLEARAGVEPVRYVSVRSSLDAANVSGTTLTLDANASALDGRQGNVALYRLENGSWSRYATERVVAENGTVTVRSRVPATGVFALASRAAVVSVTDATVADRTGDEVLVAATVRNTGRVMGTRSLALTVNGTAVARANVTVPPGETRTVRFSRDVAGTGRYAFAVNDTRAGAFSVTRTPGTATPTQTPVRKSEGGLSAAFFGTVAILAGGALLVARRLR; the protein is encoded by the coding sequence ATGCACGCACCCAACGCTTCACGGCGCGGAGCCCGCTCGCTCCGCGCGCTGGCCGTCGTCGCGTTGCTCGTCGCCACCGCCTTCGCGAGTGGCGCCGCGGTCGACACCACCACCGCCGCCGGGAGCACGTCGCCACCGGTCGCCGTCTACGAGGACGACTCGGGGACGCTCACGGCCGTCTACGGGAACGGCACGACGCAGTCGCTCGGCGTCTCCCCGACCGTCGTCGGGCCGATGCGGAACCTCGACGACGACGGCGCGCTCGAAATCCCGTACACGACGTCGAACGGCGAGCTCCGCGTCGTCGACACCGCGGGAGACACGGCGACGCTGGCGAGCGACGCGTCGTCGTCCGTGAAAACCCGACTCGGCGTCGGTGACTGGGACGGAGACGGCACGCCGTCAGTCTTCTACACGACGTCGAACGGCAAGCTCGGGCGCGTCACACCGGGCGAGAGCGCGACGGTCGTCACCGGCCCGGACGGGAAGACGCTCGCGACGAACAGCCCCGTCGGCGTCGCGGACTTCGACGGCGACGGCGACGCGGACCTCGTCTACCTCGGAAGTTCGAGCACGGTGAAATACTACGACGGACAGACGGTCGAGAGCACCGGGAACTCGAACCTCGGGTCGAACAACGGCATCGGCATCGGGCCGCCCGTCGACGTCGACGGCGACGGAACGGCCCGCGTGCCGCTCGCCACCGGGAGCAATAATATCGGCCTGATGGCGGCCGATGGCACGGTGACGACGCTCACGTCGAACGGCCCGGCCGCGAAGGCCGGCGTCGCCGGCGGGAACTGGACGGGCGATAGCGCGCCCGAGGTGCTCTTCGTCGGGACGAACGAGCGACTCCGCTGGGCGACGCTCGACGGCGAGACCGGCACGGTCGACGACGCGAGCGGGACGCCGATCACGGTCACGGGAGCGCCGGGCGTCTCGCCCGCGACGCCCCCGCCCGAACCGCGCATCTCGAACTACGCCGTGACGAACCCCGACGGCCGGACCATCCAGATGGCCTTCGATTCGAGCGACTCGCTCGCGAACGTCTCCGTCGCGGTCACGGACCCGGAGACGGACACGACGGTCGCGACCCTCACGGAGCGCGACTTCACGGCGAGCGGGAGCGCGCCGACTCACTACGAAGGGACCTACACGGCCGCGAGCGACGGCACCTACGCGGCGACGCTCCAAACCGCCGCCGACGCCGACGGCGCTGACGGCGCAGACGGCGAGCGCGGAACCGTCGAAATTGCCACGCCGACCCCGACCGTCTCGAACGTGACGCTCACCGCCGTGAACGACGACGACGGCATCGTCGGCGACGGCGACGAACTCCGCGTGACCGCCACCGTCGCGAACGAGAGCGCGCTCGACAGCGTCGTCGCCACGGCGTCGTCGTTCGGCGTGGACTCCATCACACTCGACGACGCCAGCGGCGAGTACCGCGGGACGCTCGTCGTCGACGGGTCGAAGGCGACCAGCGGGAGTCACGCGGTCACGATCCGCGCGACGAACGAGTACGACCACACCGACCGCGCGACCTCGACCACCGTCAGAGTGGACGTGACCCCGCCGCGCGCGGACGCCGGCCCGAATCGAACCGTCGAAGCGGGCACGTCCGTCGGCTTCGACGGCGACGGCTCCACGGACAACACCAACGTCGAGACCTACCGCTGGTCGTTCGGCGACGGCACGTCGGCGACCGGCCGAACCGCCACGCACACCTACGAGAACGCCGGGACCTACACGGCCACACTCACCGCAGTCGACGCCGTCGGCCAGACGGACACGGACACCCGCACAATCACCGTCACCGACTCATCGACGACCACCACAACCACGACTACCGAACCCACAACGACTACCGAACCTACAACGACGACCACAACGACTACCGAACCCACAACGACGTCTACGACGACCACCGAACCCACAACCACGACCACCGAACCCACAACCACGACCACCGAACCCACAACGACCACGACGACCTCAACGACTACCGAACCCACAACGACCACGACGACCTCAACGACTACCGAACCCACAACGACCACGACGACCTCAACGACTACCGAACCCACAACCACGACCACTGAACCCACAACCACGACCTCGACGACCACCGAACCGACGACGACCGCAACCGCTGAACCGACGACTACGACGCCCTCCACGACTACCGAGTCGACGACGACCACGACAACAACTCTAACCACCGACCCAACGACGACCGCTGAACCGACGCCAACCACGATAACGGAACCGACAGCGACCACGACGACCGCCGAACCGACAGCGACCCCGACTACGGCTTCCGAACCAACGACGTCCACGACTACGACCGAGTCGACGACGACGACGACCGCCGAACCGACCACGACGACCGAATCGACGACACCGGACGAGACCGGTTCCGATGGGTCGGATTCGAGCGGAACGGACTCGGGCGGAACGGACTCGGGCGGAACGGACTCGGGCGGAACGGACTCGGGCGGGGCGCGTTCGACGAGTGAGACGGCTGATGGCGGGGCGGAGGACGTGGAGACGTCGGTCGTCGTGACGGAACGCGTTCGCGTGAACGTGACGCGGGCGAACGCCGGTGAGGCGGTCGCGGTGGACGTGCCGGCGAACGCGAGCGAGCGGGCGGGCGTCTCGCGGCTCGTGGTGACGCCGGAGCGGAACGGGTCGTTCTCGCTCACCGCTCGGCGGCTCGCCGACGCGCCGGAGGACGCGGTGTCACTGGAAGCGCGCGCGGGTGTCGAGCCGGTGCGGTACGTCTCGGTTCGAAGTTCGCTCGACGCGGCGAACGTGTCCGGGACGACGCTCACACTCGACGCGAACGCGAGCGCGCTCGACGGCCGACAGGGGAACGTGGCGCTCTACCGGCTGGAGAACGGGTCGTGGAGCCGATACGCCACCGAGCGAGTCGTCGCCGAGAACGGGACGGTGACGGTCAGGAGTCGCGTCCCCGCAACGGGTGTGTTCGCGCTCGCTTCGCGCGCCGCCGTCGTGAGCGTCACGGACGCGACGGTCGCGGATAGAACGGGCGACGAGGTCCTCGTCGCGGCGACGGTCCGGAACACCGGTCGCGTGATGGGCACGCGGTCGCTCGCGCTAACGGTGAACGGGACGGCCGTCGCGCGGGCGAACGTGACGGTCCCACCGGGAGAGACGCGCACCGTCCGGTTCAGCCGCGACGTCGCGGGGACCGGGCGGTACGCGTTCGCCGTGAACGACACGCGGGCCGGCGCGTTCAGCGTCACGAGAACCCCGGGGACGGCGACACCGACGCAGACGCCGGTGCGGAAGTCGGAAGGCGGGCTGTCCGCGGCGTTCTTCGGGACCGTGGCGATACTCGCGGGCGGTGCGCTCCTCGTCGCTCGCCGTCTGCGCTGA
- a CDS encoding acetamidase/formamidase family protein has protein sequence MHADHTIDATEETVHYAWDNSLDPVLEVDPGDVVTFECRDATDGQLGPSATVDDLRSMTVEGHALTGPVAVDGAEPGDTLAVDFLDFDHHGWGVSYVVPGEQESGLLPEEFPDAYVHTWDLDGDTARFDDDVAVPIDAFPGCAGVAPGENGAHSTIPPRAVGGNLDIKHLSAGSTLYLPVEVPGGSFSTGDCHAAQGDGEVCLTGIEAPMDVTARLRIADRDVDAPSFETTGPFTPTGADEPMFATSGVRDDLMDASKVALSRMLDHLEAERGLSRPNAYVLASAAVDLKINQVVDAPNWTVSAYLPESLFR, from the coding sequence GTGCACGCCGACCACACCATCGACGCCACCGAGGAGACCGTCCACTACGCGTGGGACAACTCCCTGGACCCCGTCCTCGAAGTCGACCCCGGCGACGTCGTGACGTTCGAGTGCCGGGACGCCACCGATGGCCAACTCGGTCCGAGCGCCACCGTCGACGACCTCCGCTCGATGACCGTCGAAGGCCACGCGCTCACCGGTCCCGTCGCCGTCGACGGGGCGGAGCCCGGGGACACGCTCGCCGTCGACTTCCTCGACTTCGACCACCACGGCTGGGGCGTTTCCTACGTCGTCCCCGGCGAGCAGGAGTCCGGCCTCCTCCCCGAGGAGTTCCCCGACGCCTACGTCCACACCTGGGACCTCGACGGCGACACCGCACGCTTCGACGATGACGTCGCCGTCCCCATCGACGCCTTCCCCGGCTGCGCGGGCGTCGCCCCCGGCGAGAATGGCGCGCACTCCACGATCCCGCCCCGCGCCGTCGGCGGCAACCTCGACATCAAACACCTGTCTGCTGGCAGTACGCTCTACCTCCCGGTCGAGGTTCCGGGAGGATCGTTCTCCACGGGCGACTGTCACGCCGCGCAGGGCGACGGCGAGGTCTGCCTCACCGGCATCGAAGCCCCGATGGACGTCACAGCCAGGCTCCGCATCGCCGACCGCGACGTCGACGCCCCGAGCTTCGAGACCACCGGCCCCTTCACGCCGACCGGCGCGGACGAACCGATGTTCGCCACCTCGGGCGTCCGCGACGACCTCATGGACGCCTCGAAGGTCGCGCTCTCCCGGATGCTCGACCACCTCGAAGCCGAACGCGGGCTCAGTAGGCCGAACGCGTACGTCCTCGCGTCCGCCGCCGTCGACCTCAAGATCAATCAGGTCGTCGACGCCCCCAACTGGACCGTCTCCGCCTACCTCCCGGAGAGCCTCTTCAGATAG
- the msrB gene encoding peptide-methionine (R)-S-oxide reductase MsrB has product MSETDRDGDGETRDLPQTEAEWREILTEEEYRVLREQGTERKFTGEFIGKDDDGAYTCAGCDAVLFESETKFDSEGSGWPSFDDAVDGAVELREDRSHGMTRTEVVCANCGGHLGHVFDDGPTETGKRFCINSCALDFEDDE; this is encoded by the coding sequence ATGAGCGAGACAGACCGCGACGGCGACGGGGAGACGCGCGACCTCCCGCAGACCGAGGCGGAGTGGCGGGAAATCTTGACTGAGGAGGAGTATCGGGTGCTCCGCGAGCAAGGCACAGAGCGGAAGTTCACGGGCGAGTTCATCGGGAAGGACGACGACGGCGCGTACACGTGTGCGGGGTGTGATGCGGTGCTCTTCGAGTCGGAGACGAAGTTCGACTCGGAGGGGTCGGGGTGGCCGAGTTTCGACGACGCCGTCGACGGCGCGGTGGAGCTCCGCGAGGACCGCAGCCACGGGATGACGAGAACGGAAGTCGTCTGTGCGAACTGTGGCGGCCACCTCGGCCACGTCTTCGACGACGGGCCGACGGAAACGGGAAAACGGTTCTGCATCAACTCCTGCGCGCTCGACTTCGAGGACGACGAGTAG
- a CDS encoding UDP-N-acetyl glucosamine 2-epimerase, with the protein MADFDLYEDRLARQLEGEEFAVAVVTATKPDFYKQAPVVTAAQERGLPCFVLHTGQHYDDVLGHGLAEYGIEDQIGVDMGIRGGLSEKTADLMTRTKAFADYLDEEYPDTTILPLVHGDTHAAGVFPQAWAFATNQFVAHNEAGLRGMAPSFDNLGDPEAFVRDQWEGDWTLDRTEPFPEQYDTFVGSAAALYHFAPVERNRQHLLNEGYPESVRGDERIPVVGNSIVDAIETKRTEELDESVFDIYPVLEERDDWIRVDIHRRANLLPERFSAIVDAVIGLVENGYNVNFLELHATRQALEEYGYRETLLDLDDERENFLFTGLWKKHAHVYEFLDSGQCFAEFTDSGSMQEELNVIDDALCLTARFNTDRPETVADAGSNLLVPPTDGETVQAMIEYVYETDRVRDHLADAPELYGQHVGREIVDFLDDRRDVEPFEWSHQRAGFTGGDTAFDYL; encoded by the coding sequence ATGGCCGACTTCGACCTCTACGAGGACCGCCTCGCCCGCCAGCTGGAGGGCGAGGAGTTCGCCGTCGCCGTGGTGACGGCGACGAAACCCGACTTCTACAAGCAGGCCCCCGTCGTCACGGCGGCGCAGGAACGCGGCCTGCCGTGCTTCGTCCTCCACACGGGCCAGCACTACGACGACGTGCTCGGCCACGGCCTCGCCGAATACGGCATCGAGGACCAGATCGGCGTCGACATGGGCATCCGCGGCGGGCTCAGCGAGAAGACCGCCGACCTGATGACGCGGACGAAGGCGTTCGCCGACTACCTCGACGAGGAGTATCCTGACACCACCATCCTCCCGCTCGTCCACGGCGACACGCACGCCGCCGGCGTCTTCCCGCAGGCGTGGGCGTTCGCCACCAACCAGTTCGTCGCGCACAACGAAGCCGGCCTGCGCGGCATGGCCCCGAGCTTCGACAACCTCGGCGACCCCGAAGCCTTCGTCCGCGACCAGTGGGAAGGCGACTGGACGCTCGACCGCACCGAGCCCTTCCCCGAGCAGTACGACACCTTCGTCGGCTCCGCCGCCGCCCTCTACCACTTCGCGCCCGTCGAACGCAACCGCCAACACCTCCTGAACGAGGGCTACCCCGAATCCGTCCGCGGCGACGAACGCATCCCCGTCGTCGGCAACTCCATCGTCGACGCCATCGAAACCAAACGCACCGAGGAACTCGACGAATCCGTCTTCGACATCTACCCCGTCCTCGAAGAACGCGACGACTGGATCCGCGTCGACATCCACCGCCGCGCCAACCTCCTCCCCGAGCGGTTCAGCGCTATCGTCGACGCCGTCATCGGCCTCGTCGAGAACGGCTACAACGTCAACTTCCTCGAACTCCACGCCACCCGCCAAGCCCTCGAAGAATACGGCTACCGCGAGACACTCCTCGACCTCGACGACGAACGCGAGAACTTCCTCTTCACTGGCCTCTGGAAGAAGCACGCCCACGTCTACGAGTTCCTCGACTCCGGGCAGTGCTTCGCCGAATTCACCGACTCCGGCAGCATGCAGGAAGAACTCAACGTCATCGACGACGCCCTCTGCCTCACCGCCCGCTTCAACACCGACCGACCAGAAACCGTCGCCGACGCCGGCTCCAACCTCCTCGTCCCCCCCACCGACGGCGAAACCGTCCAAGCAATGATCGAGTACGTCTACGAGACCGACCGCGTCCGCGACCACCTCGCCGACGCCCCCGAACTCTACGGCCAGCACGTCGGCCGCGAAATCGTCGACTTCCTCGACGACCGCCGCGACGTGGAACCCTTCGAATGGTCCCACCAACGCGCCGGCTTCACCGGCGGCGACACCGCCTTCGACTACCTCTAG
- a CDS encoding DEAD/DEAH box helicase → MTDEEFSLADFYDTLDEQGHPLTTAARLAARLDVTHAEAEDRLEALVGEGVERVDVSADPVVFYPSDWADTQDRERVVLFADNREIVADQPSQWTRARLSNIAHLEDTTHEGAYRYRIRKEDIWAAPHETLDALLSTLREVTGKRDNGLEEFVESQWRRSHAFRLETHEDGYVVLTARSDDLMGNVGRQKLDDGQLRARIDDRTAWVNEDEVASVKRTLYEAGYPVQDERHLEEGDPLPMDLTLDLRDYQQEWVNRFVTSESGVLVGPPGSGKTVAAMGVMDALEGETLILVPSRDLARQWRQALLDHTTLTREQIGEYHGGEKNIRPVTIATYRTAAMDRHRHLFDGRKWGLIVYDEVHHIPSDVHRRTADLQAVSRLGLSATPVREDDRETDIYTLIGPPIGTDWDALFEAGFVQEPEVEIRYVPWGDDLDRYEWADADGHKRRQLAASNPAKTEEIRQIRRAYPRAKTLVFVDYLDQGNRLAEELGVPFVSGETPHPRRERLFSQFRAGERDTLVISRVGDEGIDLPDAELAILASGLGGSRRQGSQRAGRTMRPAGRALVFVLATRGTGEEDFAQRQTQHLARKGVRVTEQDAQAPAFREEEDEAVGGEDATDGDAVEPPAEESEGNR, encoded by the coding sequence GTGACTGACGAGGAGTTCTCGCTGGCGGATTTCTACGACACGCTGGACGAACAGGGCCATCCGCTGACGACGGCGGCGCGGCTGGCGGCGCGGCTGGACGTGACGCACGCCGAAGCCGAGGACCGCCTGGAGGCGCTCGTGGGCGAGGGCGTCGAGCGCGTGGACGTCTCCGCCGACCCGGTCGTGTTCTATCCGAGCGACTGGGCGGACACGCAGGACCGAGAGCGCGTCGTCCTGTTCGCGGACAACCGCGAAATCGTCGCGGACCAGCCGAGTCAGTGGACGCGCGCCCGGCTCTCGAACATCGCGCACCTCGAAGACACGACGCACGAGGGAGCCTACAGGTACCGAATACGGAAGGAGGACATCTGGGCGGCCCCGCACGAGACGCTGGACGCGCTCCTGTCGACGCTGCGGGAGGTGACGGGGAAGCGCGATAACGGATTAGAGGAGTTCGTGGAGTCGCAGTGGCGGCGCTCGCACGCGTTTAGACTCGAAACGCACGAGGACGGCTACGTGGTTCTCACGGCGCGGAGCGACGACCTGATGGGGAACGTCGGGCGGCAGAAGCTCGACGACGGCCAGCTGCGCGCGCGTATCGACGACCGGACGGCGTGGGTGAACGAAGACGAGGTCGCGTCGGTCAAGCGTACGCTCTACGAGGCAGGCTATCCGGTGCAGGACGAACGCCACCTCGAGGAGGGCGACCCGCTCCCGATGGACCTCACGCTCGACCTCCGCGACTACCAGCAGGAGTGGGTGAACCGCTTCGTCACGTCGGAGTCGGGCGTGCTGGTGGGGCCGCCGGGGAGCGGGAAGACCGTCGCGGCGATGGGCGTCATGGACGCGCTGGAGGGCGAAACCCTCATCCTCGTCCCCAGCCGGGACCTCGCGCGGCAGTGGCGACAGGCCCTCCTCGACCACACCACGTTGACGCGCGAGCAGATCGGCGAGTACCACGGCGGCGAGAAGAACATTCGCCCGGTCACCATCGCGACCTACCGAACGGCGGCGATGGATAGGCATAGACACCTCTTCGACGGCCGGAAGTGGGGGCTCATCGTCTACGACGAAGTCCACCACATCCCGAGCGATGTCCACCGGCGGACGGCGGACCTCCAGGCGGTTTCGCGCCTCGGCCTGTCGGCGACGCCCGTGCGGGAGGACGACCGAGAGACGGACATCTACACGCTCATCGGGCCGCCCATCGGCACTGACTGGGACGCGCTCTTCGAGGCGGGGTTCGTGCAGGAGCCCGAGGTCGAAATCCGCTACGTCCCGTGGGGCGACGACCTCGACCGCTACGAGTGGGCGGACGCCGACGGCCACAAGCGCCGACAGCTCGCGGCGTCGAACCCCGCGAAGACCGAGGAAATCCGCCAGATTCGGCGGGCGTACCCGCGCGCGAAGACGCTCGTCTTCGTCGACTACCTCGACCAGGGGAACCGGCTCGCAGAGGAGTTGGGCGTGCCGTTCGTCTCCGGGGAGACGCCGCACCCCCGCCGCGAGCGGCTGTTCAGCCAGTTCCGCGCCGGCGAGCGGGACACGCTCGTCATCTCGCGCGTCGGTGACGAAGGCATCGACCTCCCCGACGCCGAGCTCGCGATTCTCGCGTCCGGCCTCGGCGGCTCCCGACGACAGGGCTCCCAGCGCGCCGGGCGGACGATGCGGCCCGCCGGCCGCGCGCTTGTCTTCGTGCTCGCCACCCGCGGGACCGGCGAGGAGGACTTCGCGCAGCGCCAGACCCAGCACCTCGCCCGGAAGGGCGTTCGCGTCACCGAGCAGGACGCGCAAGCGCCAGCCTTCCGGGAGGAGGAGGACGAAGCCGTCGGTGGCGAGGACGCTACCGACGGAGACGCTGTCGAGCCGCCTGCTGAGGAGTCGGAGGGGAACCGCTAA
- a CDS encoding FAD-binding oxidoreductase, which produces MAYDFDFLDDCLDAGRYSTRAADREQVAGDASPHEPRRPDAVAWPASTAEVSRVLAAANDRGIPVTPRSGGSSLEGNAIPVAGGLVLSTADLTSVDVRPDDLSATVGAGVVYDDLNDRLARHGLRFPPGISSSDVATVGGMVANNASGFNAVRYGETRDHVRALEVVLADGRVVECGSDVVKSSSGYSLKDLFVGSEGTLGIVTEVTLALSGIPAEKRAAIVSFPDVGAAARTVADVVGAGLQPGAIEFLDAFTVEQLRAYADVALPESPTLILELHANNAGVDEDLAFARGICEEHGAERWEDASDGEMDEIWQARRDALPAARAYDAEKDVVVIGDVVVPISKYPDIVTAVADAAADLGVPTPSVGHAGDGNLHYTPLADFDDPDAMERAHELNERVVETAIDLGGTSTGEHGVGTGKRKFMAREHGPAGIDLMRSVKETFDPKGILNPGKVLPDD; this is translated from the coding sequence GTGGCATACGATTTCGACTTCCTCGACGACTGCCTCGACGCCGGTCGGTACAGCACGCGGGCGGCCGACCGCGAGCAGGTCGCGGGCGACGCGAGCCCGCACGAGCCGCGGCGGCCGGACGCCGTCGCGTGGCCCGCGAGCACGGCGGAGGTGTCGCGCGTGCTCGCCGCGGCGAACGACCGAGGGATTCCGGTGACGCCGCGGTCGGGCGGGTCGAGCCTCGAAGGGAACGCCATCCCGGTCGCTGGCGGCCTCGTCCTCAGCACCGCGGACCTCACGTCGGTCGACGTCCGGCCGGACGACCTCTCCGCGACGGTGGGCGCGGGCGTCGTCTACGACGACCTGAACGACCGGCTCGCGCGCCACGGCCTCCGGTTCCCGCCGGGCATCTCCAGCAGCGACGTCGCGACGGTCGGCGGGATGGTGGCGAACAACGCGAGCGGGTTCAACGCGGTGCGGTACGGGGAGACGCGCGACCACGTGCGGGCGCTGGAGGTCGTGCTCGCGGACGGCCGCGTCGTCGAGTGCGGGAGCGACGTCGTGAAGTCCTCCTCGGGGTACAGCCTGAAGGACCTCTTCGTCGGGAGCGAGGGGACGCTGGGAATCGTGACCGAGGTGACGCTCGCGCTCTCCGGGATTCCGGCGGAGAAGCGCGCGGCCATCGTCTCCTTCCCGGACGTGGGAGCGGCAGCGCGGACGGTCGCGGACGTCGTCGGCGCGGGCCTCCAACCGGGCGCGATAGAGTTCCTCGACGCGTTCACCGTCGAACAGCTCCGCGCGTACGCCGACGTCGCGCTCCCGGAGTCGCCGACGCTCATCCTCGAACTCCACGCCAACAACGCCGGCGTGGACGAGGACTTGGCGTTCGCGCGCGGCATCTGCGAGGAGCACGGCGCGGAGCGCTGGGAGGACGCGAGCGACGGGGAGATGGACGAGATCTGGCAGGCGCGACGGGACGCCCTTCCGGCCGCGCGCGCCTACGACGCGGAGAAGGACGTGGTCGTCATCGGCGACGTGGTCGTGCCGATTTCGAAGTACCCGGACATCGTGACGGCGGTCGCGGACGCCGCGGCGGACCTCGGCGTGCCGACGCCCTCCGTGGGGCACGCGGGCGACGGGAACCTCCACTACACGCCGCTCGCGGATTTCGACGACCCGGACGCGATGGAGCGCGCGCACGAACTGAACGAGCGCGTCGTGGAGACGGCAATCGACCTCGGCGGGACGTCGACGGGCGAGCACGGCGTCGGCACGGGGAAGCGGAAGTTCATGGCGCGCGAGCACGGCCCGGCCGGCATCGACCTCATGCGCTCGGTGAAAGAGACCTTCGACCCGAAGGGGATTCTGAACCCGGGAAAGGTCCTCCCGGACGATTAG
- a CDS encoding ABC transporter substrate-binding protein, protein MDRRTDDEPMSRRRYLGTGAALGGALLAGCSGGGSDGTTTSSTDTTTDADTTTQSQSYTASVAPVGDVEFDSVPESVFTVFPQYADMAVALGHGDAINSVYVPKMSGTTMNQYYARLDDVSFDWEGLPDPLSDGLSKEFLYSLDSDVHLTDPAWASTQQNWSQSDVEEIRDTLAPWFGNFYSGTNADAPDGYADAYEYYTLWELFGHVADVFRERARYEALASVHADLMTTIEDGLPPEDERPTAVRVTYSDGSFWTYHINWPGYWQADTRPLGAHDAFADEDWGQLWGQVGMEAMAEADPDVILHLWGMTPNYDMAQVRSQLESHDVGSQLSAVQNDRVYAQGMRYQGPVMNLFQLEMTAKQLYPDVFGEWPGYTGGDYPQIPEDERLFSRADVSAAIDGDV, encoded by the coding sequence ATGGACCGTAGGACGGACGACGAGCCGATGTCGCGGCGGCGCTACCTCGGGACGGGAGCGGCGCTCGGCGGCGCGCTCCTCGCCGGCTGCAGCGGCGGCGGGAGCGACGGGACGACGACCAGTTCGACCGACACGACGACCGACGCGGACACGACCACGCAGAGCCAGTCGTACACCGCCTCGGTGGCCCCCGTGGGCGACGTCGAGTTCGACAGCGTCCCCGAATCGGTTTTCACCGTCTTCCCCCAGTACGCCGACATGGCGGTCGCGCTCGGACACGGCGACGCCATCAACAGCGTCTACGTCCCGAAGATGTCCGGGACGACGATGAACCAGTACTACGCGCGCCTCGACGACGTCTCCTTCGACTGGGAGGGCCTCCCGGACCCGCTCTCCGACGGGCTCTCCAAGGAGTTCCTCTACAGCCTCGACAGCGACGTCCACCTCACCGACCCCGCGTGGGCGTCCACGCAGCAGAACTGGAGTCAGAGCGACGTCGAGGAGATCCGTGACACGCTCGCGCCCTGGTTCGGGAACTTCTACAGCGGCACGAACGCCGACGCCCCCGACGGCTACGCCGACGCCTACGAGTACTACACGCTCTGGGAGCTCTTCGGACACGTCGCCGACGTCTTCCGGGAACGCGCGCGCTACGAGGCCCTCGCCTCGGTCCACGCCGACCTCATGACGACCATCGAGGACGGCCTGCCCCCCGAGGACGAACGCCCCACCGCCGTCCGCGTCACTTACAGCGACGGCTCCTTCTGGACCTACCACATCAACTGGCCGGGCTACTGGCAGGCCGACACCCGCCCGCTCGGCGCGCACGACGCCTTCGCCGACGAGGACTGGGGGCAGCTCTGGGGTCAGGTCGGCATGGAGGCCATGGCCGAAGCCGACCCCGACGTCATCCTCCACCTCTGGGGCATGACGCCGAACTACGACATGGCGCAGGTCCGCAGCCAACTCGAGTCCCACGACGTCGGCAGCCAGCTCTCCGCCGTTCAGAACGACCGCGTCTACGCTCAGGGGATGCGCTACCAGGGCCCCGTCATGAACCTCTTCCAGCTCGAAATGACCGCGAAACAGCTCTACCCCGACGTCTTCGGCGAGTGGCCGGGCTACACGGGCGGCGACTACCCCCAGATTCCCGAGGACGAACGCCTCTTCAGCCGCGCCGACGTCTCCGCCGCCATCGACGGCGACGTCTAA